ATTGTTCATTTTTACGCAAGCTAACAGGGCTGACATTGCTGAATTTAAGGAACAATAACATCAGCGATTGTTCATCTCTAGGCGAGTTAACAGGGCTGACATTGCTGAATTTAAGTTCCAATAACATCAGCGATTGTTCATTTTTACGCAAGCTAACAGGGCTGACATCACTTTATTTAAGTTTCAATAACATCAGCGATTGTTCATTTTTACGTGAGCTAACAGGGCTGACATCACTTTATTTAAGTTCCAATAACATCAGCGATTGTTCATTTTTACTTGAGCTAACAGGGCTGACATCGCTGGATTTAAGTTCCAATAACATCAGCGATTTTTCATTTTTACTTGAGCTAACAGGGCTGACATCACTTTATTTAAGTTCCAATAACATCAGCGATTGTTCATCTTTAGGTGAGTTAACAGGGCTGACATCGCTGGATTTAATGAGTAATAACATCAGCGATTGTTCATTTTTACGTGAGTTAACAGGGCTGACATTGCTGAATTTAAGGAACAATAACATCAGCGATTGTTCATCTTTAGGTGAGTTAACAGGGCTAACATCACTTTATTTAAGTTCCAATAACATCAGCGATTGTTCATCTTTAGGTGAGTTAACAGGGCTGACATCGCTGGATTTGAGTTCCAATAACATAACCGATTGTTCATCTTTAGGTGAGCTAACAGGGCTGAGATTGCTTTATTTAAGTTCCAATAACATCAGCGATTTTTCATCTTTAGGTGAGTTAACAGGGCTGACATCGCTGGATTTGAGTTCCAATAACATAACCGATTGTTCATCTTTAGGCGAACTAACAGGGCTGACATTGCTGCGTTTAACGAACAATAACATCAAAGAAATACCTCAATGGTTAGCGGACGGTAGGCTGGCGATCGAAATAGATCACAAATACGCTTCCAACTGCATTAACCTCTATAACAATCCTATTGAAGAACCACCCCTGGAAATCGTTCGTCAGGGCAACGCGGCGATTCTCAGCTACTATGCTCAACTCGCCACTCAGGGGCAAGATCACCTCTACGAAGCAAAGATGCTCATCGTCGGTGAAGGGGAAGCGGGTAAAACCACCCTGGCACATAAAATTCCTGAACCAAACTGTGCTTTACCCCATGTAGACGATCGCACTCGCGGCATCAGCATTCGCACCCATACCTTTTCCTGTCGCAAGCGAGATCAATCTGAGGGGTCAGAGGCGCGTGATTTTCACCTGAATATCTGGGATTTTGGCGGTCAAGAAATCTACCATTACACCCATCGCTTCTTTCTCTCAAAGCGTTCTCTCTACGTCCTGGTTGCCGATAACCGCAAAGACGACACCGACTTTAACTACTGGCTCAACATCATCGAACTGTTTGCAAGCAATAGCCCTCTGATCATCGTGCTCAACGAAAAAGGCGATGTGCAACGCAGTCTCAACCGAGCCGATCTGTTGAGTCGCTATCCCGACAGCATCAAAGAAATTGTCTCCGTCAACTTCAAAACCCAGGAAGAACCCGACCCAACCAAAGCTCAGCAACGCCTCAAAGCTATTCACAGCCTGATTGGGCATATCGAACACTGTGCCCAAAACCTGCCCCACATTGGTGAAGCGGTTCCCGCCCGCTGGGTGGATGTGCGTCAGGCGATCGAACAGGACGACCGCAACTATATCTATCGCCAACAGTTTGACGAAATCTGTCAGGCTCAGAGCATCACCGCTAGTCAAGACATTGACACCCTGCTCGGCTATTTTCATGATCTGGGCATTCTGCTGCACTTTGCCGAAAATCCCTTGCTGCGTGACAGAGTTATCCTCAATCCGACCTGGGCAACTAATGCCGTTTACCGCATCTTCGACAACGACAGCATCAAAGCCAAAGCCGGACGCTTTAGCCGTCAAGATTGCGCCGCGATCTGGAGTGACCCGCAGTATCGCCACATGCACGATGTCTTGATCGAGCTAATGAAAAACTTTCGTCTGGTCTATGAGATTGGTGACACGGGCGACCTGGTCGCACCCCAACTGCTGCCCTCCAACACGCCCACCTATCCGTGGGACGAGACGCAAAACAGTCATATGCAGCTTCGCTATGATGCCTTCATGCCCAAGGGCATCTTCTGGCAGTTTGCCGTCACGATGTATCGCTACATCCACAACCACAATTGGGTTTGGCGCAATGGCATGGTGATCCGACGGGGCAACACCTGGGCAGAAGTCAAAGAAGACCTGAACCTGCGGCGCATTTCCTTACGCTTCTATGGTCCCAGTATTGCCGAGTTTCGAGCCGTGATTGTGGATGAACTGGACACCATCAGTCAGTCATACCATCGACTGCTCTACGACAAGATGATTCCCTGTCAGTGTGATGAATGTAAAGACGGCAACCAACCCCACTTCTTTAACTACACCGTTCTAAAAAGACGGCAGGAAACCGGGAAGAAATCCACGATCGAATGTGAAATCAGCGAAGAAGACGTTTCCCTCAAACTACTGCTGGACGGCTTTGAAGTCCAGAAGATTCTCGAAACGCTGCCTGACAAAAAAGGCGACGAACCAACACCACCTCCTTTGCCACAAGACACTCCACCGACAGCCAAACCGCAAACCATCAAAATCTTCCTGGCTTCCTCGTCAGAATTGAAAGAAGACAGAGTACAGTTTGAGATTTTCATCAACCGCAAGAACAAGGAATACATCAAAGACGGCATCTTTTTGGAACTGGTGCTCTGGGAAGATTTTCTGGATGCGATGTCTCAAACTCGTTTGCAAGACGAATACAACAAGGCGATCGCAGATTGTGACATCTTCGTTAGCCTCTTCTACACCAAAGTCGGAAAATACACCAAAGAGGAATTTTTAGTTGCATTGGAAACGTTTAAGGGTAGCGATCGCCCCTTCATTTATACCTATTTCAAAGACGCGCCTATCAACACGCGCAACATCACACCCGAAATTATGACTCTGATCAACTTCAAACAAAAACTCTCTGACTTGGGGCAT
This Oscillatoria sp. FACHB-1407 DNA region includes the following protein-coding sequences:
- a CDS encoding leucine-rich repeat domain-containing protein, producing MPDSMSELGLIHELGDRLGRPLEEISEDRFERHNQASYAQNWDDRINQASYAQNWGDRINRVSYSLAEDGTVSGLFLAPVTSHILLDFPIHQFRHLKHLYLSRVNLASFNFLRNLTRLTTLDLSSNNISDCSFLRKLTGLTLLNLSFNNISDCSFLRKLTGLTLLNLRNNNISDCSSLGELTGLTLLNLSSNNISDCSFLRKLTGLTSLYLSFNNISDCSFLRELTGLTSLYLSSNNISDCSFLLELTGLTSLDLSSNNISDFSFLLELTGLTSLYLSSNNISDCSSLGELTGLTSLDLMSNNISDCSFLRELTGLTLLNLRNNNISDCSSLGELTGLTSLYLSSNNISDCSSLGELTGLTSLDLSSNNITDCSSLGELTGLRLLYLSSNNISDFSSLGELTGLTSLDLSSNNITDCSSLGELTGLTLLRLTNNNIKEIPQWLADGRLAIEIDHKYASNCINLYNNPIEEPPLEIVRQGNAAILSYYAQLATQGQDHLYEAKMLIVGEGEAGKTTLAHKIPEPNCALPHVDDRTRGISIRTHTFSCRKRDQSEGSEARDFHLNIWDFGGQEIYHYTHRFFLSKRSLYVLVADNRKDDTDFNYWLNIIELFASNSPLIIVLNEKGDVQRSLNRADLLSRYPDSIKEIVSVNFKTQEEPDPTKAQQRLKAIHSLIGHIEHCAQNLPHIGEAVPARWVDVRQAIEQDDRNYIYRQQFDEICQAQSITASQDIDTLLGYFHDLGILLHFAENPLLRDRVILNPTWATNAVYRIFDNDSIKAKAGRFSRQDCAAIWSDPQYRHMHDVLIELMKNFRLVYEIGDTGDLVAPQLLPSNTPTYPWDETQNSHMQLRYDAFMPKGIFWQFAVTMYRYIHNHNWVWRNGMVIRRGNTWAEVKEDLNLRRISLRFYGPSIAEFRAVIVDELDTISQSYHRLLYDKMIPCQCDECKDGNQPHFFNYTVLKRRQETGKKSTIECEISEEDVSLKLLLDGFEVQKILETLPDKKGDEPTPPPLPQDTPPTAKPQTIKIFLASSSELKEDRVQFEIFINRKNKEYIKDGIFLELVLWEDFLDAMSQTRLQDEYNKAIADCDIFVSLFYTKVGKYTKEEFLVALETFKGSDRPFIYTYFKDAPINTRNITPEIMTLINFKQKLSDLGHFYQHYADINDLKHQFGEQLVKILAEWRQNYKG